The window AACTTACAGCAAAAACGATTGCAAGGACGAATGTATATACTGCAAAAACTAACCAGATATTTTGCCAATCCCTCACTCCGTTAATTGTAAAATAATCCACCAGTTTCCCACTAAGAACTGCGCCTACATAGGTACCGATTCCGTTGACCATTGTCATGAATAAGCCTTGTGCACTTCCACGAATTCGACTATCCACTTCCTTTTCAACAAAAATAGATCCAGAAATATTAAAGAAGTCAAATGCAGCACCATATACAATCATTGATAATAGCAATAAAATGATTCCTACATTAGATGGGTCGCCAAAGGCGAAAAGAATAAAGCGTAATGTCCACGCCACCATACTCAACAACATTACCGTCTTAATTCCAAATTTACGTAAGAAAAAAGGAATGGCAAGAATAAAGAATACTTCAGCAATTTGTCCCATTGATAATAAAATTGCTGGATATTTAACAACAAGACTATCTTTATAGTTAGCGTTTGACGCAAAATCATGTAAAAATGGGTCAGCAAATGCAATGTTAATTTGCAACGCAGCACCTAACAGCATAGCAAAAATGAAAAAGATAGCCATTCTCTTTTGCTTAAATAATACGAAAGCATCTAGACCTAAAAGACTTACTAACGACTTATCCTTTTTGACATTTGATGTTGGACAATCTGGCAGTGTAAATGAATAAAGTGCAAGTAAGAAGGAAGCCCCCGCAGCTATGTAAAGCTGGATGTTGCTTAACTCAAATCCACCAAGACTAACTACCCACATTGCAAGAATAAAACTAATTGTTCCAAAAACACGAACAGAAGGGAAGCCTTTCATTGTATCAAGCCCTTCTTTTTCTAAGCAAAAATATGAAATCGTATAAGATAGAGAAATCGTCGGCATGTAAACCATTGCGTTAAAAAGCATAGCCCAAAACATAAGATTAGGTTCTGAAATCCCTGCTGCTGAAAATAAGAAAATCGCTCCAAGGAAATGGCAAATTCCATATAATCTATTTGCCTTTATCCAACGATCCGCAATAATCCCTACAAGACTTGGCATTAGAAGAGAAGCAAGCCCTATTGTGCTATAAACACCTCCAACTTGTGTGCCGGAAAAATGCAAAGTATTGAACATATATGAGCCAAGTGTAACAAGCCAACATCCCCAAATAAAAAACTGAAGAGACATCATAATTTTAAGTCGTGATTTTATAGTCATTTCTTCCTCCAACAATGCTTTTTGTGATGAAACTAAATTTTCTAAACTCTATTTTAAAAATCTTGATATTAAATTAGAGCTAAGTATTAATTCTCTGAATATTCTGTTAATTACATTTATAATATTATTATTTGACTTACTCACACTATAACTTTTTCTATAAAAAATACTATCAATTATATTAATCGTAATACATTAAGAACTTCTCTCTAAATGTACTACGATCAATTGTTCACAAACACGAATGTTCTTTAAGCTTTTTTAGATAATTCAGTAATATAATCGAAGAAATCACTAGAATTTACATCATAAACCACATTTACTGGGCGACCATTGTCTTTTTCTTCTGTACGCCCTTGACTCGGCCCATCTGTATGCACGATACTATTAATTCTCTTCACTTTTACAAGATCA is drawn from Psychrobacillus sp. INOP01 and contains these coding sequences:
- a CDS encoding nucleoside permease, which translates into the protein MTIKSRLKIMMSLQFFIWGCWLVTLGSYMFNTLHFSGTQVGGVYSTIGLASLLMPSLVGIIADRWIKANRLYGICHFLGAIFLFSAAGISEPNLMFWAMLFNAMVYMPTISLSYTISYFCLEKEGLDTMKGFPSVRVFGTISFILAMWVVSLGGFELSNIQLYIAAGASFLLALYSFTLPDCPTSNVKKDKSLVSLLGLDAFVLFKQKRMAIFFIFAMLLGAALQINIAFADPFLHDFASNANYKDSLVVKYPAILLSMGQIAEVFFILAIPFFLRKFGIKTVMLLSMVAWTLRFILFAFGDPSNVGIILLLLSMIVYGAAFDFFNISGSIFVEKEVDSRIRGSAQGLFMTMVNGIGTYVGAVLSGKLVDYFTINGVRDWQNIWLVFAVYTFVLAIVFAVSFKYKNDRDAIKNVNNVA